A DNA window from Gemmatimonadota bacterium contains the following coding sequences:
- a CDS encoding amidophosphoribosyltransferase, producing MSEDIGHECGVAALYWLKRNSGADDFENVAALMPSMLLDLQNRGQLAAGYCAYHPNRDHLLRTFKDLGGVTEAFRMSHPGKFQSIINQYAGIAAIGHTRYATSGEDDVGYAQPFERQHGRIWKWFSLAFNGNLANYTLLRERLLSKQGYHFTLNIDTEIIMHTLAYRLKGENPPDLADVMRSLSRDFDGAYNIAFLDASGRMFVSRDPLGLHPMCWGVKGHLFAAANESTALSNLGFNDIKWLEPGEMVIVENGDLRVARYTEPKKTARCFFEWVYFSNVASEIDGLSVYTSRAEAGRILAEKESQKIDDSCVVVPVPDTAKAAADAYAHHLNMPCMEGVIRNRYVGRTFIQPKTTRSQSAKSKYTSLASVLSGKRVFLVEDSIVRSLTLRTLAHQVRDIGGATEVHVRVACPPIVAPCFYGIDMTTLDELFAPEHVPVRYRGLPSTQTLKKMAIDLDVDSLRYLDVPDLGSSIGCETDTLCLGCVTGKYPTTWGNRLMREARKHPETVGRLYG from the coding sequence ATGAGCGAAGATATTGGCCACGAATGCGGCGTGGCAGCCCTTTACTGGCTCAAGAGAAACAGCGGTGCCGATGATTTTGAAAATGTTGCAGCACTTATGCCGAGTATGTTGCTCGACCTCCAAAACAGGGGACAACTCGCCGCGGGGTATTGCGCCTATCACCCCAATCGCGATCACCTGTTGCGCACGTTTAAAGATCTGGGTGGTGTTACCGAAGCCTTCCGCATGTCGCATCCCGGTAAATTCCAGTCTATTATCAACCAATATGCAGGGATTGCTGCGATTGGACATACGCGCTATGCCACCAGTGGCGAAGACGATGTGGGCTATGCACAGCCCTTTGAACGGCAGCACGGGCGTATTTGGAAATGGTTTAGTCTGGCTTTTAATGGCAATCTGGCCAATTACACGCTGTTGCGCGAACGCCTGTTGTCCAAGCAGGGGTATCACTTTACCCTCAATATCGATACCGAAATTATCATGCACACCCTGGCGTATCGATTGAAAGGTGAAAACCCACCCGATCTGGCCGATGTGATGCGCTCGCTTTCCCGCGATTTTGACGGTGCTTATAATATCGCTTTTCTCGATGCCTCGGGGCGCATGTTCGTCTCGCGCGATCCGCTCGGTTTGCATCCCATGTGCTGGGGGGTGAAAGGCCATCTCTTTGCCGCAGCCAATGAATCAACGGCTCTTTCTAACCTCGGTTTTAACGATATAAAATGGCTCGAACCCGGCGAAATGGTGATTGTCGAAAATGGTGACTTGCGCGTTGCGCGCTATACGGAACCGAAAAAAACAGCTCGTTGCTTTTTTGAATGGGTCTATTTTTCCAATGTTGCCAGTGAAATTGATGGCCTCAGCGTCTATACTTCTCGCGCTGAGGCCGGTCGTATTTTGGCCGAGAAAGAAAGCCAGAAAATTGACGATTCATGTGTGGTTGTGCCCGTTCCCGATACGGCCAAAGCAGCAGCCGATGCCTATGCCCACCACCTGAATATGCCCTGTATGGAAGGTGTGATTCGCAATCGCTATGTGGGGCGCACTTTTATCCAGCCCAAAACCACTCGCTCGCAGAGTGCCAAGAGCAAATACACGTCATTGGCTTCTGTTTTATCGGGCAAGCGCGTTTTCCTCGTGGAAGATTCTATTGTGCGCTCCCTCACGCTTCGCACCCTTGCCCATCAGGTGCGCGATATCGGCGGCGCGACCGAAGTGCACGTGCGCGTGGCCTGTCCGCCCATTGTTGCGCCGTGTTTTTACGGCATTGATATGACGACCTTGGACGAACTCTTTGCCCCCGAACACGTTCCGGTGCGATACCGCGGTTTGCCCAGCACACAAACGCTAAAAAAAATGGCTATCGATCTTGATGTCGATAGCCTGAGGTACCTCGATGTTCCCGATCTGGGTTCCAGTATTGGGTGTGAAACAGATACCCTGTGTCTGGGGTGCGTCACGGGCAAATATCCCACAACATGGGGCAATCGCCTCATGCGCGAGGCTCGCAAACACCCAGAGACTGTTGGTCGTCTCTACGGGTGA
- a CDS encoding amino acid permease, giving the protein MTNAKLKREIGLLGVYAIATGTTLSAGFFLLPGLAAEQAGAAIVLAYIVAATPLVPAMFSIIELATAMPRAGGVYYFLDRSLGPWMGTLGGIGTWLALVLKVSFALVGMGAYIALYIPELPMTPVAVAIAVGLGILNLLGAQKSGGFQMALVLGLLMILGIFIGGGVPNIEQARLTAIFEADVQTILSTAGLVYISYVGVTTVASLSEEVKHPERNLPLGLIFSLITAVLVYALGTGVMVGVLPLEQLVGDLTPAASAAKAVFGDWGAMIISLAALLAFTSVANAGMLSASRFPLAMSRDHMMPRLFQHLNTRGAPVQGVLVTMGVIVLILIFLDPTKIAKLASAFQLLMFALVCLAVIVMRESGLASYDSGYHSPLYPWMQLFGMLASCTLIVQMGWLPSLFSVALILLGTIWYFKFARDKVNRDGAIYHMFERWGQRRHTGLDVELRSILKEKGLRDEDPFEEIAARSLVIDLDRPAEFEDIVRQVSKWLSDRVPHTVDEIEKQLLDRTHIGSTPVTHGVGLPHLRIDGIEHCEMVLVRSLPGIHIQFTDPLTEHEVEAQLTALFFLFSPEHDPSQHLRILAQIARRADDENFLREWHSASDEVELKEVLLRDEAFLLLTLRRDRATADLIGRALIETDFPEGCLVAMLRRGGRMVIPRGNTVLQENDRLTILGNNEGLRNLEARFGGR; this is encoded by the coding sequence ATGACAAACGCAAAACTCAAACGGGAAATCGGCTTACTCGGCGTCTATGCCATAGCAACGGGCACGACCTTGAGCGCGGGATTCTTTTTATTGCCAGGACTGGCTGCCGAACAGGCGGGTGCGGCCATCGTACTGGCCTATATCGTCGCCGCTACGCCACTCGTACCCGCGATGTTCAGCATTATTGAACTGGCAACCGCCATGCCCCGCGCGGGTGGCGTGTATTATTTTTTGGACCGATCACTCGGACCGTGGATGGGCACGCTTGGAGGCATTGGCACCTGGCTGGCACTCGTATTAAAAGTATCATTCGCACTCGTGGGCATGGGAGCGTACATTGCGCTTTATATACCCGAGTTGCCAATGACCCCCGTGGCTGTCGCAATTGCGGTTGGACTGGGCATACTGAATCTATTGGGCGCGCAGAAAAGCGGTGGATTTCAGATGGCACTGGTACTGGGTTTGTTGATGATCCTGGGGATATTTATCGGAGGAGGCGTACCCAATATTGAACAGGCGCGATTGACCGCCATATTCGAGGCAGATGTCCAGACGATTTTATCCACAGCGGGCCTGGTCTATATCAGTTATGTCGGCGTGACAACCGTAGCGAGTTTATCAGAAGAAGTAAAACATCCCGAGCGCAATTTGCCTCTGGGCCTCATCTTCTCATTGATCACAGCCGTTCTGGTCTATGCTCTCGGCACGGGCGTCATGGTCGGTGTATTGCCGCTCGAGCAACTGGTGGGAGATTTAACGCCCGCTGCCTCAGCAGCCAAAGCCGTATTTGGCGATTGGGGCGCGATGATCATCTCCCTGGCAGCCCTCCTCGCCTTTACATCGGTTGCCAATGCCGGAATGCTTTCGGCTTCTCGCTTTCCTCTGGCAATGAGCCGAGACCACATGATGCCGAGACTTTTTCAGCATTTAAATACAAGAGGCGCACCCGTTCAAGGGGTATTGGTTACCATGGGCGTAATTGTTTTAATCCTCATCTTTCTCGACCCAACCAAAATTGCCAAATTGGCCAGTGCGTTTCAATTATTGATGTTCGCGCTGGTATGCCTGGCGGTAATTGTCATGCGCGAAAGCGGATTGGCTTCCTACGACTCGGGATATCACTCACCACTGTACCCGTGGATGCAGTTATTCGGCATGTTAGCGTCGTGTACCTTGATTGTCCAGATGGGCTGGTTACCATCCCTATTTTCTGTCGCGCTGATCCTGCTGGGAACGATTTGGTACTTTAAATTTGCCCGGGACAAGGTCAACCGAGACGGCGCAATTTACCACATGTTTGAACGCTGGGGACAAAGGCGACACACCGGCCTGGATGTCGAACTGCGGAGTATCCTGAAGGAAAAGGGATTGCGCGACGAAGATCCCTTCGAAGAGATCGCAGCGCGAAGTCTGGTCATCGATCTGGATCGCCCGGCCGAATTTGAGGATATAGTCCGACAGGTATCGAAATGGTTATCGGATCGCGTACCACACACCGTAGATGAAATCGAGAAACAATTGCTGGACCGCACGCATATTGGATCGACACCCGTGACACACGGCGTGGGATTGCCACATTTGAGAATTGATGGCATTGAACACTGCGAAATGGTCCTCGTGCGATCACTGCCGGGTATTCACATCCAATTTACAGATCCACTGACCGAGCACGAAGTAGAAGCGCAGCTAACCGCGCTCTTTTTCTTATTCAGCCCAGAACACGACCCGTCACAGCACCTGCGTATCCTGGCACAAATCGCGCGGCGCGCAGACGATGAAAACTTCTTGCGCGAATGGCACTCTGCCAGCGATGAAGTCGAGTTAAAAGAAGTCCTGTTGCGCGACGAAGCCTTTTTATTATTGACATTGCGCCGCGATCGCGCAACCGCCGACCTCATTGGCCGCGCCCTGATCGAGACAGATTTTCCAGAAGGCTGTCTCGTGGCAATGTTGCGGCGTGGCGGGCGCATGGTGATTCCCCGCGGCAATACCGTACTGCAAGAAAATGATCGATTGACAATTTTGGGAAATAATGAAGGCTTGCGCAACCTTGAAGCGCGATTTGGCGGGCGGTGA